A region of the Drosophila subpulchrella strain 33 F10 #4 breed RU33 chromosome 3L, RU_Dsub_v1.1 Primary Assembly, whole genome shotgun sequence genome:
tCAAAGGTAGTAGTAAAATGCGATACCATGAACACAATCGGTTTTTATTAGTTAATTGATTCGAGAGAATTAACCATTTGAGTTGTTTTATAGTACTTTATTCACTGTACTTCCATGAGTCCACTGGGGTAATTCAATTGAacaaaagagagagagagcgtcCTTTTAGGAGAGACTCGAAGAGACTCTCAAGAGGTGCAGAAGCTACGAGAAGTGGCCAGAATAAGCCAGCGGTTTCGAGAGTGGGCGACATTCGCTTTAAAAGGCCTCCTCCGCCGACGATTCGCCTCATTCGCAACCAAACAATCGGACGCAGTGCATCACGTCACCGAGCGGAAAATCAATCAAAAGCTAAAAAGACAAACAGACTGAGCCGAAATAAAACGTAGAGTACACTTGTAGCGAAAACAAGCGAGCAGTGCTCATTGATAAAGTAAACAAATTGAGCAGGCTAAAGGTAAGGCTTCGGTTCCGAGATCGACATCCGCTCCCCAACAGCTGTTCATTCAGTGCCAATTGACATCACTTGTTTGCCCACACTCTCGCACCCAGTCTATAAGGTTCTGACTCACCCAGttatttataaacaattcGCCCACCGAGCCAAGCAATTTGCACTACTCTATTGCTACACAGAACGAATAATTGATAGGGAACAATGATTAGTGATTTTACGTGTCGTTTTAAACCGGAAAGCAGTATTTCAATTAGAAAACTGTATTATCAAGTATTATCAAGTATTTCAATTTAAGATTAAGTAATTAAAGGTGTACAAAATCATTGTGATATATTGTAAGCATAGTAAAATGCTCTTTAAGCAACTAGATATCATTCGGATATAACCTacaaacatttaaaaacaacATGGGTAATTGCTATGGACAGCTCATtagataataaaatatttgtggaTGTTTTGTGCCTGACTATATTTACTAATCACCCCCTTTCTCTTGCAGCCGACCTTTGGATTCGAACCGAACATGGACATGGACAACATGTTCCCGCGCTCGCACCTGGGCAGGATGCATGATCCCTTCGCCGGCTTCGGCGACTCACGTAAGCGGAGCAGTTTGCACGGTCCCAGTGCCCAAGCCCATGTTGACGATGATTTTTCATCCTATTTCGACGACGCAGACTTTGGATTCCCGCGCTTCTCGACTATGGGTCGCCGCGGACGGATGCCAGGTGCGGCTAACAACCACATGGATCACGACGACGACTTCTTCAACCGGCTGCCCTCGGAGTTCCGCCAGTATATCCCAGATGGTTTCGGTGCCAGACGTGGACCGGGAGTACCTACTGCTCCGGGACCAGTTCCCcagcagcagccacagcagccgccgccgccgcagcAGCATCCCCAGCAGCACTACCAGTACGCTGTGCCGCCCCAGCAACAGCAGGTCTACGTGGGACCACCACAGCAACAGGTGCCGCAGTCGCCCTCGAAGCGACTCTGTGACGCTGCCATCCAGACGGAGGATCCCGCTGGCCGCTCGGAGGTGGACTGTGCCCCGCCGGCCAATCTGAACCAGCATGGCCTTCGGAACACTGTGGACATGGGCGTTAAGAGTGCCGCCGAGCAGGATCAGGGACTGCGATCCCACTCCGCTCCTCCGccagagcagcagcagcaaaatcTGCTctaccagcagcaacagcaaccgcAACCGGGAGCACATCATCAACAGTTTGGCACCCAGACCAGTCCGCCCGTCCAGGGTCAGCAGTTCAAGTCCTACTATGCGCCCCAGCAGCAGACACATCCCCAGCAGAAGCAGCCCACTCCGCCGCCAGCCCCACAGACCCCTGGTGGTACCTATGTGCGCACCATACCCATCTTCGTGGAGGGACGCACCGAGCCGATTATCAATGCCCACAAGGAGATACCCAACCAGAATGCTCCGCCAAGTGCCCAGGCCCAGGCTCAAGCTCAGGCTCACTTTGCACCACCACAGCAGCAGAGACCCACGCCTCTGAACACGCAGCAGGCGCAGGCCCATCCCGACCAGGAGGTGCCAGCTGAGGGAGCCGCTGGAGTGCCACCACAGACGCCACACACCCTCAATTCGATCAACAAGATCCAGGACATACAGCGCGATGTACTGGAGCTGATGGGCAAAGTGGAGCAATTCAAGGGCACGCGCCAGGAGAAAGAGTACGCCTACCTGGACGAGATGCTGACCCGTAACCTGCTCAAGCTGGACACAATCGACACGAACGGCAAGGACAGCATCCGCCTGGCCCGAAAGGAGGCCATCAAGTAAGTTTTCTCAGCTTAAATTCCTAATTCAGATTCCCTAACTCAACGTTTTTGTATCTTACAGATGCATTCAGGCTTCCATAAATGTGCTGGAGGCCAAGGCCGAGGAGAATGCCAGGCTGGCGTCGGGAGCAGCAGCTGCCAGTGCAGGCCCAGTTGAATCAGTGGAGACGGCTGCAGTTGCTGCCCCAGAAGCCGCCGGTCAAATTGCGGAGCCATTGACTCCACAGCCACAGGATGCTACGAAAATCCAGGAGCCCATCCCTCTGCCGCCGCCACCAAATGCTGCACCCGTCGAAGGATCAGCTGCTCCCGTAGCCAGCGTGGTGGAGCCTCTGGCTGCCGGTGAGACCACCGCGCAGTCGGAGACAACCACCACGACATCGGAATGATGAACAGAGCGCCTCTACAGGGCGACCGTTTCGAAGAAGCTACGCAAATTTACCAAATTCAAGTGACAACAAACGGACGATAGAGGCGAGTCCCGATCCTGAACCCGACTCATCAAAGGACAGCGACAGACCTGATTTAACTGGATTCGATGGGAATGGGCTTGGGAATTGAATGCAGATGTGAATGTGATCAAGAGGAGCTGGAGCCGGCGACGGATCTTTGCTAGTATTTCGTAGAAGCATACCCGTACTATCTAAACATGCAAATCTCATGTGTCGAACACTCAACACTCAACACCCAACACTCATCCCCACACATCATCATCatagcacacacacacagcataGATTATAGGCTAGtaaggaaaataataatgaGAAAAAGTGCCTGCATAGAGAATTCGAAAGATAACAGAACGAAAACGATTTGGCAACGAGAGTTGTCCTTCACAGAAAAGAGCTGATTATGTTTAAGCGATAGAGATCACCATGAGGATATTTTTGAACCTGAGTCCACTTTTTATACGTAAATTGCACCGAGGAGCAGCAGTGGGCACAGCAAGCCGCCGTATGATCTCATACAAATCTACAGCAATCGCGCTTGCTTGCCACCGACACCACCATCAAGCTTTGCTGCAGGTGAATTGTtaaacaaaagtaaacactTCTAGAGAAACTATGATAACTATTTATGCTACTAATTAATGCGAAAATAAATGTAGATATTGTTGACTATACAGACATCGTTTTCTTTTTCCGTTGCACAATTATCAAAGTTTATTATCGAAAAGGTTATAAATCTCAATCAATAATACATATACAAAAGAACCCTCGTTTCGGGTATGGAGCGGGCCTTAAATACTGACTAAGTGGTTACTCTGTATGTGTCttaagaacattttaaaagGACGCAACACGGCCTCGGCAACCGAGGCCAAACAATGATATAATATGTATACAGATGGGAACAACGAATGAATGGGTTGCATTATGTGGCATGGAGTATACGttatataataatatgtatgtagataaaAAACAGACGCGTGATGTACGATAAAAATCTTATAGTCGCATTTAGTCATCTCGTTGAATCTCTTTTAGGTGTATCGCACTATCGCATTATTGTTCAAGAGTAGGGGTAAAAGTGTTTAAGTAGCTATAGTCCGGATCCAAAATATAGTGGCTAGCTGCGTTGGTGTAGATATCTAGCAAAAGGGCGTCCCAGCTGCTTGGCACTTGGGTCCGACCCTAGTTGATGATCTCGACATAGTTTGCCGGAAACAGTCCATAGGTTCCATCAGGGCCCAGTCCCTGCCACCAACCCTCATCGATTTGATCGATATGGGTAATTACATCGCCGGGGTCAAAGGTGATCTCCGACTCGTCGGCTGCCTGGTAATCGTACAGGGCTCGGGCTCGCAGTCCAAGATCGCCGAGGGTCTCCTGGCAAATAAAATCGTCCTCGTTGACCAAATCCGTCActgtaaaatatttgtaagtaAAACCATGCATAAGAAGCTTCGCTTAAGTGCCACTCACGAGCATTCCTCTCCAGTGTGCTCAGCCCGCTCGTCTTGGCCGACTGCGATTGCTGCACGGTGACCGACACTTTGGTGCGGACCTCTTCTTCCTGCTCCTGGTACACTGCGGTGTCCGTCTCATTGGATGAGGTGGTCTCGTCGGGAGACTGCGACTGCAGTGAGTTGGTTTTACTGTGCGGCGACCGCTTGATGGTGGAGAACTGCTCACTTTCGTGGGCCAGTGGTAGGTCGTCAATCGGCTGAGACTCCTCCACCTCTGCTATTGTGGAGACCACTTCGGCAGCTACCGGAGCGGCAGTCACCGTAGCAGCAACAGCGGGGGCAATGGGTTCTGGTGCCGGAGTCTCCACCGGCAGCGGTTTGGCAGGGGACACAGCGCGTGGTGGTGAAGGCACAGGTGCATCTTGAGGCTGATTCTGGTTAAAAACGTTGATGCGCTGGGCAATGGAATTGCGTGCTGGCTTGGCCGGCGGTTGCGTGTTTAGTCTACAATTGAAAGAGGGAGCTAAGTTTGGTTGCAAATGTGAGGTAGGAATGAACACCCACTTGGACTGAAGCTGTCCTTCGCTGGTGTGCTTGGTAAACATGGCCTTCGCAGCTCCCACACGCGAGCCAATCAATTCGCGGGCCTCCTGGTTCCTCGCCTGACGCATGCGCTCCGCATCGGTCAGATTGTTGGAGAATCCTGGTGCTGTTTTCTCCGGACTAAGAGGCTGCGGGGagctgtttgaaaatattgtagTTTTACTATCATCTGAGATTAGTTCTAAAGGTTGTTGATTACGTTTTGATGGGAACATGCGCCGGCTGGAGCTTGGTAGTGCTTATGACCAGCTTCTCGCGCTCCTTGTGCTCCTTTTCCTCGCGACTGCGTTGCTCTTGCTCCAGCTTCTGAAGCTCCAGCCGCTTGGTCTCCTTCTCGGCCTCCTGGCGCCGTTTCTCCTCGGCCTCCTCCTTTTTCCAAAAGTCCTGCATGACGCTGGCGTTCAGCTCCTTGGTGGGGATAACCCGAGTGTAGTTGGTGCCCACAGGCGCCTTTTGTTCCTCCATGCCGCCGCGTGGCTCCTTAAAGCTGTAGGCGGAGCTCACGGTGCTCAGCTTCTTGAGAAGGCGCTCCAGATCGATGTCATCCTCGTTGCGGGCATTGATGGTAAGGTGGGCGCCGGACAGGAGGTTGCTCACGTCGCGGATGTGGTTGGCGCAGGTGCCCTTGCGAAGCACAGGTGCGCCCTCGCCCTAAAAAGTGGAACACAGATATGTAGGCTATGCGTACTGCGATAAGATTAGGCCACCTGGCCCTGACTCACCTGCCAGTTGATGAGTAAGTACTTGTTGAGGCCCGTTTTGGGGTCTTCGATGCGCACGAAGGCGTACATGATCTTGCCGCTGTTTAGGTCCTCAGTCAGCTCCTCCACGCCGCCATCGCCGGTGCCCACGACCTTCAGCTCGTTGGTCTGACCCTCGTAGCCAAAGAGGGACCAATTGGTCTCGCTCTTGTCGTCGAGCACATCCTTCCAGGCGGCCACTATTTGCGACCGATTCTTCTCAAAGCTAATGGCCATAATTCCAGACTGCCAACGACCTTGAACAAAGAGCTCTTGGCCAGCTTTCACTGGGTCGCCTCTACCGTCTAGAGTGAAAGCCAACGCCCGCAAAGACACCAAATTCGAATGGCTTGTCTTgacttaaattttaattaagtgCAGCCGCCTCACAAAGCCCCACagacacacacgcacactcgTACACACACCAGCAGAACAATAGGATTGCGGGCGATTGATTTTCCAGTCAGTGCGAATTTCCAGTGCTCTCGAAATTCCTGCTTTTCACCTATTTACTTCGAGTTACGTGTGCGGAAAGGGGCTCGAAGTAACGCTCAGGCATTTGCAACTCCGGAATTATCCAATTCAattggaatttttaaattttcgatCGCTGGCGGCGACCTACACACTTTTTTGCAACAACAAATTAGTGGTGGAACAGAAATCGATATTCGATACTATGTTTTCAGCAGGTTGGCAGCCCACCAGTATCGATATCATACACCTAATCATTTTGAACTAGTTCTCTATTCGGTTTCCACTACTCCGTTATTAGAATCAGATGTTCTTACTGCTTACTTTCTGCCAGGCTTACTGCTAGGCTTGTAGAATCATTGCGAGGTTCGTTGTGGCACTTATTGCGATTCACATTGCGAGGCTTATTGCTCATTGCCTAGCTGCTGAATTGTTGATGACAGCCTGGCTGATGTCACCGATGAATTGTTGATAAACTCTTGAGTGATGACGAGGGTCATTGACTAATTATTTGCTAAGTAGTTAACACATCTTACGAAATTAGATAGAAAACTAGTGGAAACATCTGATTGGTTTGAGTCTGCGCTTAGAATAACCGTCAGGTTGAAGTCACTGATAGGCCATATAAGCTATTAAAAGTAGATAGAGTATCGATCAATTAGGAAATATCGATTGTGAAAAATATGCCAACCAATATACGTATCGATGTTACATCGACGTTTCGCCCAGCTCTAACAAACTGAACGATTGTGATTTGATTGCAATTATACCAAAAACCATCAAAACCCCGCTTTTGCCAGCGTAAATCGCGAGGAAACTGTGCGCATCGGCGAGGAGTGAACCCCGAACAGCTGAGACGCAGGATTTCAGCGAGGATTTTGGAGGCGTCTCCAGGCGAAAGGTAAAGTGGCCCGTTGTTGTTGGCCAGCTATGTAGTATATTATTATGTGGAAATTGGGATGTTGGATATTGGATCTTGGATGCTGGCTAGCAACAATATGGCTTTGGCTGCTGTACTCGGTTTGGTCATTGCCGAAAAATGCAGCAGGCCCGTTGTCTTGGTCTTGGTCGCGGTGGTTCCGAAAACCGAAAACTGAAAGCCGAAAACCAGTCCCAAGTGCATCGTGCCCCCCGGCTGCCCCCCATCCCACCAGCATGCCCATGACCATCCGATCAGATGGCAACTGTTTGGCAGCAGGATTTCGCCTTCGTCTTACTTGTTTCAAGTCAGCCAGTCAGTCTTTGTTCGCTTtggtttggttttggttttggttttgttccATTTACATATATGCCAATGCCAGGCTCGGGCGATATATCCAGTTTTTCACTTGGATATCTCtgtgcatatatatatatatagtttgCACATGtacgagtgtgtgtgtgcgcctGTTCATGGTCAATTTCTTTGCATTTTCAGTGTGAAACTCATGCGGTGCAGATCGAGTCGGTGCAGGAGCAGCAgaagcaccagcagcagcagcagcgaaaCCAAGCCCCAGTCCAAGTCCAAGTCCACGTCCAATCCCACGTTGAAACGTTGAGATCATCATGGAATCGGCCCTGGATGTGCTCTCTAGAGCGGCGACCATGGTGCAAAACAATCCCAGCGGTAAGTGAACCAACGAACGAACCAGCCGACGACCCAGCTAAACCATTAACCAATTCCGCTTAAAAAAGAGTCGacaatttttatgattttaacTTGGGCAACAAGCATGTTGGCCATGTTGTACTCAGCCCGGCGGGGCAGTGGGGGTGGGGGTTACACACAGCTCTTTTATGGCTTTCACCTTTGAGCCCAGAAGACTCAAAAAGTATTTCAACTATGTGTCAtgcacagaaagaaaaatCAAAACTATATGAATGTCAGTGGCATTTTCCAGGTGCTTAAACGGGACACTCATAAAACttgaatattttaaacaaaactgCGGAAGTAAAAAAACATCTTTAAAATAATCGTTTTCATAATATCTaagaaaacaatatttaaaaagatcTCTTTAAATCTTGATACAGTTTAACAAATTTCTAGCttgacaattttttaaaataactatttGGAATACTTGTATTTAGCCCTTGAAAATAATTCCAAGCTTTTCTATTCATCACGTAAAATTGCATATGTAATAAATGACtgaaattgtattttatcAGACTCCAATTCACTGAACAATAGTACACtaaaacacacacaaaaaaacgcAGAATGTACCTCGATCTAAAATTATTTCAATTTACATAAAGTGTTaactatattttaaaaaagagaATTATagatttaatatatttgtacTCAGTAGAAAGTGAATTCCCATTCAAAAcggaatattttaaaacaatttttagagagcttaaaatgtttaaaagacAGACTTTCATTCTTGATCAACGGCAGGTGCACTTCGTTCCagaaaaattttattcgaTTTCATTTGGAgccttttttttctgtgtacacAGACGCAGAGCGCTTTGCGTGCTCCAGTCATGATTCACGATTGCAACAGTGCCCCCTTTCCGGCTGACATCTTCTTCGTAACCTCGATCCCCCACTCAGACAGTGTCTCCCGAAATTCTACCCACTCGGTGGCATCGATGAGCTCAACTCTCGACAATGGACGCTGGCAGGCAGAATCAGTTTCGGACTCGGATTCCCATTCCGATTCCTTACCGCGAACACTGTGCGAACGCATAAACACTCGACGAATCCgagaaatgt
Encoded here:
- the LOC119552788 gene encoding basic salivary proline-rich protein 2 isoform X2 produces the protein MKPTVMAANQAPSNSGNGSTGGPGVNIPVSREYVSGGYGSPQQQAAQSPHFHNPPQNAYGSPRQQQQHFQQHPQQVPPNQQQQHFQPTFGFEPNMDMDNMFPRSHLGRMHDPFAGFGDSHFGFPRFSTMGRRGRMPGAANNHMDHDDDFFNRLPSEFRQYIPDGFGARRGPGVPTAPGPVPQQQPQQPPPPQQHPQQHYQYAVPPQQQQVYVGPPQQQVPQSPSKRLCDAAIQTEDPAGRSEVDCAPPANLNQHGLRNTVDMGVKSAAEQDQGLRSHSAPPPEQQQQNLLYQQQQQPQPGAHHQQFGTQTSPPVQGQQFKSYYAPQQQTHPQQKQPTPPPAPQTPGGTYVRTIPIFVEGRTEPIINAHKEIPNQNAPPSAQAQAQAQAHFAPPQQQRPTPLNTQQAQAHPDQEVPAEGAAGVPPQTPHTLNSINKIQDIQRDVLELMGKVEQFKGTRQEKEYAYLDEMLTRNLLKLDTIDTNGKDSIRLARKEAIKCIQASINVLEAKAEENARLASGAAAASAGPVESVETAAVAAPEAAGQIAEPLTPQPQDATKIQEPIPLPPPPNAAPVEGSAAPVASVVEPLAAGETTAQSETTTTTSE
- the LOC119552788 gene encoding trithorax group protein osa isoform X1, which encodes MKPTVMAANQAPSNSGNGSTGGPGVNIPVSREYVSGGYGSPQQQAAQSPHFHNPPQNAYGSPRQQQQHFQQHPQQVPPNQQQQHFQPTFGFEPNMDMDNMFPRSHLGRMHDPFAGFGDSRKRSSLHGPSAQAHVDDDFSSYFDDADFGFPRFSTMGRRGRMPGAANNHMDHDDDFFNRLPSEFRQYIPDGFGARRGPGVPTAPGPVPQQQPQQPPPPQQHPQQHYQYAVPPQQQQVYVGPPQQQVPQSPSKRLCDAAIQTEDPAGRSEVDCAPPANLNQHGLRNTVDMGVKSAAEQDQGLRSHSAPPPEQQQQNLLYQQQQQPQPGAHHQQFGTQTSPPVQGQQFKSYYAPQQQTHPQQKQPTPPPAPQTPGGTYVRTIPIFVEGRTEPIINAHKEIPNQNAPPSAQAQAQAQAHFAPPQQQRPTPLNTQQAQAHPDQEVPAEGAAGVPPQTPHTLNSINKIQDIQRDVLELMGKVEQFKGTRQEKEYAYLDEMLTRNLLKLDTIDTNGKDSIRLARKEAIKCIQASINVLEAKAEENARLASGAAAASAGPVESVETAAVAAPEAAGQIAEPLTPQPQDATKIQEPIPLPPPPNAAPVEGSAAPVASVVEPLAAGETTAQSETTTTTSE
- the LOC119552788 gene encoding BAG domain-containing protein Samui isoform X4; this encodes MDMDNMFPRSHLGRMHDPFAGFGDSHFGFPRFSTMGRRGRMPGAANNHMDHDDDFFNRLPSEFRQYIPDGFGARRGPGVPTAPGPVPQQQPQQPPPPQQHPQQHYQYAVPPQQQQVYVGPPQQQVPQSPSKRLCDAAIQTEDPAGRSEVDCAPPANLNQHGLRNTVDMGVKSAAEQDQGLRSHSAPPPEQQQQNLLYQQQQQPQPGAHHQQFGTQTSPPVQGQQFKSYYAPQQQTHPQQKQPTPPPAPQTPGGTYVRTIPIFVEGRTEPIINAHKEIPNQNAPPSAQAQAQAQAHFAPPQQQRPTPLNTQQAQAHPDQEVPAEGAAGVPPQTPHTLNSINKIQDIQRDVLELMGKVEQFKGTRQEKEYAYLDEMLTRNLLKLDTIDTNGKDSIRLARKEAIKCIQASINVLEAKAEENARLASGAAAASAGPVESVETAAVAAPEAAGQIAEPLTPQPQDATKIQEPIPLPPPPNAAPVEGSAAPVASVVEPLAAGETTAQSETTTTTSE
- the LOC119552788 gene encoding BAG domain-containing protein Samui isoform X3 — its product is MDMDNMFPRSHLGRMHDPFAGFGDSRKRSSLHGPSAQAHVDDDFSSYFDDADFGFPRFSTMGRRGRMPGAANNHMDHDDDFFNRLPSEFRQYIPDGFGARRGPGVPTAPGPVPQQQPQQPPPPQQHPQQHYQYAVPPQQQQVYVGPPQQQVPQSPSKRLCDAAIQTEDPAGRSEVDCAPPANLNQHGLRNTVDMGVKSAAEQDQGLRSHSAPPPEQQQQNLLYQQQQQPQPGAHHQQFGTQTSPPVQGQQFKSYYAPQQQTHPQQKQPTPPPAPQTPGGTYVRTIPIFVEGRTEPIINAHKEIPNQNAPPSAQAQAQAQAHFAPPQQQRPTPLNTQQAQAHPDQEVPAEGAAGVPPQTPHTLNSINKIQDIQRDVLELMGKVEQFKGTRQEKEYAYLDEMLTRNLLKLDTIDTNGKDSIRLARKEAIKCIQASINVLEAKAEENARLASGAAAASAGPVESVETAAVAAPEAAGQIAEPLTPQPQDATKIQEPIPLPPPPNAAPVEGSAAPVASVVEPLAAGETTAQSETTTTTSE
- the LOC119552790 gene encoding drebrin-like protein translates to MAISFEKNRSQIVAAWKDVLDDKSETNWSLFGYEGQTNELKVVGTGDGGVEELTEDLNSGKIMYAFVRIEDPKTGLNKYLLINWQGEGAPVLRKGTCANHIRDVSNLLSGAHLTINARNEDDIDLERLLKKLSTVSSAYSFKEPRGGMEEQKAPVGTNYTRVIPTKELNASVMQDFWKKEEAEEKRRQEAEKETKRLELQKLEQEQRSREEKEHKEREKLVISTTKLQPAHVPIKTSPQPLSPEKTAPGFSNNLTDAERMRQARNQEARELIGSRVGAAKAMFTKHTSEGQLQSKLNTQPPAKPARNSIAQRINVFNQNQPQDAPVPSPPRAVSPAKPLPVETPAPEPIAPAVAATVTAAPVAAEVVSTIAEVEESQPIDDLPLAHESEQFSTIKRSPHSKTNSLQSQSPDETTSSNETDTAVYQEQEEEVRTKVSVTVQQSQSAKTSGLSTLERNALTDLVNEDDFICQETLGDLGLRARALYDYQAADESEITFDPGDVITHIDQIDEGWWQGLGPDGTYGLFPANYVEIIN